A single genomic interval of Helianthus annuus cultivar XRQ/B chromosome 13, HanXRQr2.0-SUNRISE, whole genome shotgun sequence harbors:
- the LOC110899485 gene encoding bidirectional sugar transporter SWEET4, producing the protein MVSEEVARTSLGVLGNIISITLFLSVVPTFFRIWKKGSVEQYSPIPYLASFFNCGLWVLYGMPFVQPHSLLVATTNGAGVVIEFGYLVIFLMYSDPRKRVRVALIMLLEILVVGGLVLLVLTLVHTTKKRSSIVGSISIAANVFMYASPLSVMRLVITTRSVEYMPFLLSLFCFCNGLCWFLYALLPFDPFVAVPNGIGAVLGILQLILYATFYKSTKRMLVERKEKAEMGLAEMGSSNMHNGNETNI; encoded by the exons GAAATATCATTTCAATCACATTATTCTTGTCAGTTGT gcCAACGTTTTTCCGCATATGGAAGAAAGGAAGTGTGGAACAATATTCACCGATTCCATATTTGGCTTCTTTCTTCAACTGTGGATTATGGGTGTTATACGGCATGCCATTTGTCCAACCACATAGCCTGCTCGTGGCCACTACCAATGGAGCCGGGGTTGTGATCGAGTTCGGCTACTTGGTCATCTTTCTCATGTATTCTGACCCTAGAAAGAGGGTTAGGGTTGCGTTGATAATGTTACTTGAGATTTTAGTCGTTGGTGGGCTCGTTCTTTTGGTGCTAACCTTAGTGCACACAACAAAAAAGCGATCAAGTATTGTTGGGAGCATAAGCATTGCGGCTAATGTCTTTATGTACGCTTCACCATTGTCTGTCATG AGATTGGTGATCACGACTAGAAGCGTGGAGTATATGCCTTTTCTACTCTCATTGTTTTGCTTCTGTAACGGTCTTTGTTGGTTTCTATACGCCCTTTTACCTTTTGATCCCTTTGTTGCG GTACCTAACGGGATCGGGGCAGTTTTAGGTATTCTGCAACTGATACTTTATGCAACCTTCTATAAATCCACAAAGCGAATGTTGGTGGAAAGAAAAGAGAAAGCGGAAATGGGCCTAGCAGAAATGGGCTCATCCAATATGCACAATGGCAACGAAACtaatatttaa
- the LOC110899484 gene encoding gamma-tubulin complex component 2-like, with product MAGNYLVRLLLEQMIDSANSAYLGILERWVYEGLIDDPHDEFFIAENKSLQKESLTQDYDAMCWRQRYSLKDDIPGWVGG from the exons ATGGCTGGTAACTACTTGGTGAGGTTATTGCTGGAGCAGATGATAGACTCTGCAAATTCGGCTTATCTTGGCATACTAGAAAG GTGGGTGTATGAAGGACTTATTGATGATCCACATGACGAGTTCTTCATTGCTGAGAACAAATCTCTTCAAAAG GAGTCTCTTACCCAAGATTATGATGCTATGTGTTGGAGGCAAAGATACAGTCTAAAAGATGATATCCCTGGTTGGGTTGGGGGTTGA